In Streptomyces sp. NBC_01381, the sequence CGGTCGCCGCTGAGGTGCGGAAACCGCAGGTAGGCGGGGTCGGCATGGGTGTCGTCGCGCGCGTCGGTCACCTCACCATGCTTTTCCGGTGCGCAGGGCGCGGCAACTCGTACACGCGGCCCGGCGGAGGGAGCGCGTGACCCAGCACACGTACGAAACGGTTTCGTTTCGCTAAGGCTGGGGGGTACAGTCATGGCGTACGAAACAGTTTCGATAAGGAGCGGAGGGATCATGGCTGAGGCGGCAACGGCGCGGCGCAGCCGGATCACGCCCGAGCGCGAGGCCGAGCTGTACGCGGCCGTGCTCGATCTGCTCCGCGAAGTCGGGTACGAGGCGCTCACCATGGACGCCATCGCCGCCCGCACCCGGTCCAGCAAGGCCACCCTCTACCGCCAGTGGGGGAGCAAGCCGGAGCTGATCGCCAGGGCGCTGCGGCACAACAAGCCGGTGTCCATCGAGGACATCGACACGGGGTCCCTGCGCGGCGACTTCCGCGCGATGACGGCCCGCTCGGACGACTGTCAGATGGAGCGGGACGCCGCGCTGATGCGGGGCCTGTTCCACGCCGTCCACGACAACCCCGAACTCCACCAGGCGATGCGCCAGTTGCTCATCGAGCCGGAGATCACCGGCCTGAACGCGATGCTGCGCAGAGCGGTGGACCGCGGCGAAGTGGCCGCGGACAACCCGGCGTTGGACTACGTCATCCACATGCTGGTCGGCGGTTTCGTCGCCCGTGACCTGATCGAGGACCGCACGGTCGACCGTGCCTTCCTCACCTCCTATGTCGACGCCGTGATCCTCCCCGCCCTCGGCGTCTGACCAACTCCCCGCACAAACACAAGCCCCCTACCTGACGCGCCCGCTCACGTCGTCGGGCTGATCCCCCCTGCCCTGCTGACCCCACGACTGACCGGGAGTACGCCCTCGTGGCCACGTTCCTCTATAAACTCGGCCGACTCGCCTTCAGGCGACGGCACTTCGTCGCCCTGATCTGGGTGGCGCTCCTGACCCTCGCCGGAGTCGGCGCGGCATCCGCGCCGACCGCCGCCTCCAGTTCCTTCTCCATCCCCGGCACGGAGGCCCAGAAGGCCTTCGACCTGCTCGACGAGCGGGTGCCCGGGGCCAGCGCCGACGGCGCCGGCGCCCGGGTCGTCTTCAAGGCGCCGGACGGCGAGAAGGTCACCGACCCGGCCAACAAGGCCGAGGTCCACAAGACCGTCGCCGCCCTCAAGTCCGGCTCGGAAGAGGTCGCTTCGGCCGCCGATCCGTTCCAGGCCAAGACCGTCAGCAAGGACGGCTCCACGGCGTACTCGTCCGTCTCGTACAAGGTCACCTCGATGGAGCTGACCGACGAGAGCCGCGACGCGCTGGAGAAGACCACCGACGACGCCCGCGAGTCCGGGCTCACGGTCGAGGTCGGCGGCGACGCGCTGCAGGCGATGCCCGAGACCGGGGCCACCGAGATCATCGGCATCGCGGTCGCGGCCGTCGTCCTCGTGATCACCTTCGGTTCGCTGGTCGCGGCGGGGCTTCCGCTGCTGACCGCGCTGATCGGCGTGGGCATCGGCGTCTCCTCGATCACCGCGCTCGCCAACGCGCTCGACCTGGGTACGACGACTTCGACGCTGGCCATGATGATTGGCCTCGCGGTCGGCATCGACTACGCGCTCTTCATCGTCTCCCGCTACCGGGGCGAACTCGCCGACGGGCGGGACCGCGAGGAGGCGGCGGGCCGCGCCGTGGGGACGGCTGGTTCGGCCGTGGTCTTCGCCGGGCTCACCGTGGTCATCGCCCTGGTCGGCCTCGCCGTGGTCAACATCCCGATGCTGACCAAGATGGGCTTCGCGGCGGCCGGCACGGTGGTCATCGCCGTCCTCATCGCGCTGACCCTGATACCGGCGCTGCTCGGGTACGCGGGCAAGAAGGTCAAGCCGACCGGCGAGAAGGGCAAGCTGCTGGGCGGCGGCAAGAACAAGGCCGCCGACCCGGAGAAGGCGGCCGCTGCTGCCCCGGCGAAGGAGCCGAAGGCCAACCTCGGCACCCGCTGGGCCCGCTTCGTCACGCGCCGCCCGCTCGCCGTGCTGCTCGTCGGCATCATCGGCCTGGGCGCCGCCGCGCTCCCGGTCTCCTCGCTCGAACTGGGCCTCCCGGACGACGGCGCGCAGCCGACGTCCACGACCCAGCGCAAGGCGTACGACCTGGTCTCCGACGGATTCGGCCCCGGCTTCAACGGCCCCCTGATGACGGTCGCCGACCTCAAGGGCGCGGACGACCCGAAGGCGGCGGCCCAGCAGATAACCAAGAAGATCTCGGGCCTCGACGACGTCCTGACCGTCGCTCCACCCATGATCAACAAGGCGGGCGACACGGCGATCATCAGCGTCGTCCCGTCCTCCAAGCCGAGCGGCACCGAGACCGAGGGCCTCGTGCACTCGATCCGTGACGCGGGCGGCGAGATCAAGTCCGACACCGGCGCCGAGGTCATGGTCACCGGCACGACGGCCATGAACATCGACGTCTCGGAGAAGCTGAACGACGCCCTGCTGCCCTACCTGGCACTGGTCGTGGGCCTCGCCTTCCTCCTCCTGATCGTCGTCTTCCGCTCGATCCTGGTCCCGCTCAAGGCGGCCCTCGGCTTCCTGCTCTCGGTCCTCGCGGCCCTGGGCGCGGTCGTCGCGGTCTTCCAGTGGGGCTGGCTCGGCTCGCTCTTCGGCGTGGAGCAGACGGGCCCGATCATGT encodes:
- a CDS encoding TetR/AcrR family transcriptional regulator; amino-acid sequence: MAEAATARRSRITPEREAELYAAVLDLLREVGYEALTMDAIAARTRSSKATLYRQWGSKPELIARALRHNKPVSIEDIDTGSLRGDFRAMTARSDDCQMERDAALMRGLFHAVHDNPELHQAMRQLLIEPEITGLNAMLRRAVDRGEVAADNPALDYVIHMLVGGFVARDLIEDRTVDRAFLTSYVDAVILPALGV
- a CDS encoding MMPL family transporter; this encodes MATFLYKLGRLAFRRRHFVALIWVALLTLAGVGAASAPTAASSSFSIPGTEAQKAFDLLDERVPGASADGAGARVVFKAPDGEKVTDPANKAEVHKTVAALKSGSEEVASAADPFQAKTVSKDGSTAYSSVSYKVTSMELTDESRDALEKTTDDARESGLTVEVGGDALQAMPETGATEIIGIAVAAVVLVITFGSLVAAGLPLLTALIGVGIGVSSITALANALDLGTTTSTLAMMIGLAVGIDYALFIVSRYRGELADGRDREEAAGRAVGTAGSAVVFAGLTVVIALVGLAVVNIPMLTKMGFAAAGTVVIAVLIALTLIPALLGYAGKKVKPTGEKGKLLGGGKNKAADPEKAAAAAPAKEPKANLGTRWARFVTRRPLAVLLVGIIGLGAAALPVSSLELGLPDDGAQPTSTTQRKAYDLVSDGFGPGFNGPLMTVADLKGADDPKAAAQQITKKISGLDDVLTVAPPMINKAGDTAIISVVPSSKPSGTETEGLVHSIRDAGGEIKSDTGAEVMVTGTTAMNIDVSEKLNDALLPYLALVVGLAFLLLIVVFRSILVPLKAALGFLLSVLAALGAVVAVFQWGWLGSLFGVEQTGPIMSMMPIFMVGVVFGLAMDYEVFLVTRMREAYVHGERPGEAIVTGFRHGARVVSAAAVIMIAVFAGFIGSSEQMVKMIGFGLAIAVFFDAFIVRMALVPAVLALLGRKAWWLPRWLDRALPNVDVEGEGLRDVADKAAEGDRELARV